In Bacteroidota bacterium, the following proteins share a genomic window:
- the trmD gene encoding tRNA (guanosine(37)-N1)-methyltransferase TrmD, whose protein sequence is MRIDILSAVPKLLASPLNESMLRIAQEKKLAEIVVHDLRKFTHDKHHTLDEPPYGGGAGMILKPEPIVECVESLNAERTYDEIVYVTADGEPFTQRTANELSLKSNIMILCGHYKGVDDRVRQSVITREISIGDYVLTGGELAALVITDAVVRVIPGVIGDGESALTDSFQDGLLDSPHYTRPPEYRGMKVPDVLLSGNHKEIAAWRDEERTKRTEERRKDLIHKK, encoded by the coding sequence ATCCGCATCGATATTCTTTCTGCGGTTCCGAAATTGCTCGCGAGTCCGCTGAACGAAAGCATGCTCAGGATCGCTCAGGAGAAGAAGCTGGCTGAGATCGTCGTGCATGATTTGCGGAAATTCACGCACGATAAGCACCATACGCTCGACGAACCCCCGTACGGCGGCGGCGCGGGGATGATCCTGAAGCCGGAGCCGATCGTCGAGTGCGTTGAGTCGTTGAACGCAGAGCGGACGTACGATGAAATCGTGTACGTTACCGCCGACGGCGAGCCGTTCACGCAAAGGACCGCGAACGAACTCTCGTTGAAATCGAACATCATGATCCTCTGCGGTCATTATAAAGGAGTCGACGACCGCGTCAGGCAATCGGTCATCACGCGGGAGATCTCGATCGGCGACTATGTGCTCACCGGCGGAGAATTGGCCGCGCTGGTCATCACCGACGCGGTGGTAAGGGTGATACCGGGCGTGATCGGAGACGGAGAATCGGCGTTGACCGATTCGTTCCAGGATGGATTGCTGGACAGCCCGCATTACACCCGGCCCCCGGAATACCGCGGAATGAAGGTGCCGGATGTTCTGTTGTCGGGGAATCACAAAGAAATTGCCGCATGGCGCGATGAAGAGAGAACGAAGCGGACGGAGGAACGGCGCAAGGATTTGATTCATAAAAAATAA
- the rplS gene encoding 50S ribosomal protein L19, with protein MSKIKLVEATQLKTNIPDFAPGDTLNVHVRVIEGDKERIQQFQGVVIGKRGSGMGATFTIRKVSDGVGVERIFPTHSPRIAKIEKMKSSKVRRAKLYYLRDLAAKQIRQKTSS; from the coding sequence ATGAGCAAGATCAAATTAGTAGAAGCCACCCAGCTGAAAACGAATATCCCCGACTTTGCACCGGGGGACACGCTGAACGTCCACGTGCGCGTTATCGAAGGGGATAAAGAGCGCATTCAGCAGTTCCAGGGGGTCGTCATCGGCAAGCGCGGAAGCGGCATGGGGGCCACATTCACGATCAGAAAAGTTTCCGACGGCGTCGGCGTGGAAAGGATTTTCCCGACACACTCGCCGCGCATCGCGAAGATCGAAAAAATGAAGTCGAGCAAAGTGCGCCGGGCGAAACTGTATTATCTCCGCGACCTTGCGGCGAAACAGATCCGCCAAAAAACCAGCAGCTGA
- a CDS encoding MqnA/MqnD/SBP family protein produces MAEDPLRIGAIPDFYCRPVLAGLQQPESPASAGLFFESAGINAERILGGECDAALIGPVEFARNSSDFSLYPSIGVASRGESRTSVLCVNRSSRAIGSIAVGAVSSSDIVLAKIILSEKFEQQVVVVPVLGTVPEMLSKADAALVTGNASLTSAWEGPTLDLVDEWSDMTDLPYVHLVCAGRKEKYKKEIAAMLLASQEKGAASIPSIALQQSKTLPYPVDEFERQLEHFTYGFDHEAREALGEFFRYAFYLGIFPDVPEIEVFGGEQSDNG; encoded by the coding sequence GTGGCCGAAGACCCGCTCCGCATCGGAGCGATCCCCGATTTTTACTGCCGGCCGGTGCTTGCCGGATTGCAGCAGCCTGAGAGTCCCGCTTCGGCGGGACTTTTCTTTGAAAGCGCCGGCATCAACGCCGAACGAATCCTCGGCGGCGAGTGCGATGCCGCGCTGATCGGCCCCGTCGAGTTTGCGCGCAACAGCTCGGACTTTTCGCTCTATCCTTCGATCGGCGTCGCTTCACGCGGTGAAAGCCGGACGAGCGTCCTGTGCGTCAATCGAAGTTCGCGTGCGATCGGTTCCATCGCCGTGGGCGCCGTCTCATCCTCCGATATCGTTCTCGCCAAGATCATTCTCTCCGAAAAATTCGAGCAGCAGGTCGTTGTCGTTCCTGTACTCGGCACGGTGCCGGAAATGCTGTCGAAGGCCGATGCGGCTCTCGTGACGGGGAACGCCTCGTTGACCTCGGCATGGGAGGGGCCAACGCTCGACCTCGTCGATGAATGGTCGGACATGACGGACCTGCCGTATGTCCATCTCGTCTGTGCCGGCCGCAAGGAGAAGTACAAAAAAGAGATTGCGGCAATGCTTCTTGCTTCCCAGGAAAAAGGGGCTGCCTCGATCCCCTCGATCGCACTGCAGCAGTCGAAAACGCTGCCATATCCGGTTGACGAATTTGAACGTCAGCTTGAGCATTTTACCTACGGGTTCGACCACGAGGCCAGGGAAGCTCTCGGTGAATTCTTTCGCTATGCTTTTTACCTCGGCATCTTTCCCGATGTGCCGGAGATAGAAGTGTTCGGCGGGGAACAATCGGACAACGGTTGA